From Isachenkonia alkalipeptolytica:
GTCCTTCCCCGGTGTCGATTCGAACGATTTCCTGATTATCAAAAATTCCGTAATCCTCGGTAATCTTCTTCGGGACATAAAAAGTTTCCGTAAGACTTGCGGGGTTTCGAAGATCATAGGGATCCTCTTTTTGGACTAGATAGGGGAATTCTCTATTTTTTTCGGCTCCTCCTCCCCAAGTACTTCCCGGAAATTCCGTCTGTCCTCCGTTGGAGGCGGCGTAAAAGGTGTCGATCACCTTCCCCTGGTACTGAAGAACCTGGCCCCGGGTTTCTTCCACGGCTCGGATCGCACGTTCGTACCTGGGGTTATACCCTTTGTATACCTGATGCACTGTGGTGTCCACCAAGTCATAATCCCCTCTGCCGTCCATTCGTTTTGCAGCGTATCCCCGAGCGGTTACCGCTTGGGCTTTCAAAGCTTCTAACGGGAAGCTGTTACTCATTTCGTAGGCCACCACTCCGTACAGGTATTTTTCAAAGGCTACCTGATTGATTACCTGGAGGCTGCCTTGGTTGCTTGTGAACTGCATCTGACCTAAATAGTCAATATCTCCGTGGTCGGTCCCCTTAAGATGCAGGGTGTATTTTTCATCCCTTGGTATTAAGGTCAGGCTATTGGAAATCTTTTCATCAACTTGATTTCCCTTTATATGTACTTTGTTGTTTGACGTTTTTTTTATGGTATAGTTCCCCGGTTCGATAAAGATTTCCGGTTTTTCCGATATGTAATAATCTCCCTTTGTGGTGATACGCAGGGTTGAACCCCCGGTGGATATCTTTACTCGAATCTCGGAGTAGTCCCGCTCTGCGGTAGCATCAAAGTTCATGGGGACAAGAATAATGAATATTATGATAACGATGAAAAAAATCCCGGCATTTTTCATAAACAAAGCCTCCTACAGACGTTGCAATTGATATTACAACAATGATACTGAATTGCTTAGAAAATGTCAATTCGATTCCTTTTTTCCTCCGGGAAAATTGTTTTTATGGATAAATAATGGTATGATAAAATGAACCGAATTTATCCATTTGTACCGCCTATAGAAGCGGCAGTTCAACTTACCACCCCTGATTGTCAAATAATAATTATCATTTACCAAACACCTTTACAAGGAGGAACCCTTTTGCCACGAAAAAAAAGAAAGTCTATATCCAGAAGAAAAAAAATGATCCGACGAATTCTTGTCATTGTAGGACTGATTGTTGCCATACCGATTTTGGTTTACGGTGCTCGGATCTATAACCTTTATAATACGGTTCACCAATCCTTGGACGATGAAGAGTTCGAAGCCTATGAGCCGGAAGAAACCAAAGTTGATGAAGACTCTGATGATGATTATGAAGAAGACGTTGACGCTGAATCTATGCCCGAGGATGAGGTAGAGGCCATGAAGTTTGTCGATGATCCTTTTTATGAAGCAGAGCGATCAGAGCCCAACCCCGATCATTTAAACTTCCTATTAATGGGAGTGGATGACAACCATCATCGAAGCAGTACCTTATCCGATACCATCATGGTCATTCACTTTAATACAAAAACCGAAGAAGCGGCCATATTATCCATCCCCAGAGATACCTTCGTGCGAATTCCTGACCGAGGCTATGATAAAATTAATCATTCTTCCGCCTTCGGCGGTACCCGACTTCTAAAGGAAACCACGGAGCGCTACCTGGACATCCACATTGACCATTATATCCGCCTTGATATGGTAGGCCTGCGAGCCAGCATCGATTCCATAGGAGGCATTCAAATCGATGTGCCTTACCGCATGGTTCAACACGACGGTAAGCATCTTTTCGATCCCGGCCCCCAGCATATGACCGGCCGTGACGTCTTTCATTATGTATCGGCCAGAAAACTGATCGAAGGAGAGGGCAGCGACTTCGGCCGAATCAAACGCCAGCAACAAGTGGTCATGGAATTGCTCCGAATCATCCGAGAGGATCTATCCTTGAATCAAACCCTAAACCTTATGGAGGATGTCAGCCCTTATATGCGTATGGACATCGGTCCCGGGCTGGTAGCAAACCACTGGAACGCTTTTAATCGATTGAACTTAAACGCAATTGAGATAGAAACCCTCAGCGGTGACAGCATAATGCACCAAGGGGTTTATTATTACCGGGTTCCCATCGAGGATGCCCGGGAAACCATGAAAAGCTTAACCCAATAGTGCGACAGGGGGACGGAACATGACACCGGGATGGAGTTTTTGTCACCCTTTTCAGCCTTCCCGTATGGTTCCTCCTGTGGTTGGGATTTATAGCCCATTTTGAGATACGAACCCTTAAACTCAATATAGGCTTAGAGCTCTTTCCTTCCTGAAATTTCCGGAAGGGGAGAGCTTTTTTTTATTTCTTCCTTCTTTTGGGTATAAAACGATTAGGAGCTTTATAAAAGTGATCCCTTAAGGAGTTGTAAATATGCGTTTGCTAAATAAACTTAAAACCATTGATAAAAGGAAAAAAATCCTACTGGTTTTTGTGTTGGCTCTTCTAATTCCTTTGGCGGTTTACGGAATCACCACCGGGGTTCGTATGTATCGAGTGTACCAAAACGTCCACGATCCTTTAGAGGAAGAGGAAATAGGGGAGGGTGAAGACCCAAAGGACGAGGATTTCAGGGAGGACTACATTGAGGACCCCCTGCCGGAGGATCAAGACATGGACGAGGGGGATTACAACGAGGAAGATATAGATGAAACCGATACAGCGGGGGATCAAGAATCTGAAGAACATAAACCAACCGACGACTTCCCCGGAGGAGACCGGGTCCACGAAGACCTGGACCTGATTTCCATTACCGGAGAAAACATATGGGATTTTCAAGAGATTGACCGTCCCCTTTATCACTCCTCCGGCTCCCGTAAAAACCCGAAGCATCTAAACATCCTGCTGCTGGGTCTGGACGAGGCCATCGATGAACCCGGCCGTTCGGACGC
This genomic window contains:
- a CDS encoding LCP family protein is translated as MPRKKRKSISRRKKMIRRILVIVGLIVAIPILVYGARIYNLYNTVHQSLDDEEFEAYEPEETKVDEDSDDDYEEDVDAESMPEDEVEAMKFVDDPFYEAERSEPNPDHLNFLLMGVDDNHHRSSTLSDTIMVIHFNTKTEEAAILSIPRDTFVRIPDRGYDKINHSSAFGGTRLLKETTERYLDIHIDHYIRLDMVGLRASIDSIGGIQIDVPYRMVQHDGKHLFDPGPQHMTGRDVFHYVSARKLIEGEGSDFGRIKRQQQVVMELLRIIREDLSLNQTLNLMEDVSPYMRMDIGPGLVANHWNAFNRLNLNAIEIETLSGDSIMHQGVYYYRVPIEDARETMKSLTQ